The Streptomyces durmitorensis genome contains the following window.
AGTGGTCACGATCGCCGAGGAGTCGACGGCGTGGGACGGCGTGACGCGGGCCACCCATGACACCGGTCCGGGGGGCCTCGGAGGCCTGGGCTTCGGCATGAAGTGGAACATGGGCTGGTCGCACGATTCCCTGGAGTACATCAAGCGTGACCCGGTGCACCGCGTGTACCACCACGGCGAGATGACGTTCTCGATGGTGTACGCGTACAGCGAGAACTACGTCCTGCCCGTCTCGCACGACGAAGTCGTCCACGGCAAGCAGGCGTTGGTCTCCAAGGTGCCGGGGGACTGGTGGCAGCGGCGCGCCAACCACCGCGCCTACCTGGGCTTCATGTGGGCCCACCCCGGCAAGCAACTCCTCTTCATGGGGCAGGAGTTCGCGCAGGGCGCCGAGTGGTCGCAGGAACGCGGCCTGGACTGGGGCCTCCTGGACCCGGCTTATCCGGCGGAACCGGACCACAGGGGCGTACTGGACCTCGTGCGCGACCTCAATGATGAGTACCGTGCCACTCCCGCCCTATGGGAGCGCGATACCGAGCCCGCCGGATTCTCCTGGATCACGGCGGACGCGGCCGAGGACAACGTCCTGGCGTTCCTGCGCTTCGCCGCCGACGGCACTCCGCTCCTGGCCGCGTGCAACTTCTCGCCCGTGGTCCGCCGCGACTACCCGCTCGGGGTCCCGGACTCCGTCACTGTCTGGCGGGAGATCCTCAACACCGACCTGGCGTGCTACGGCGGAGGTGATGCCGGCAATCGCGGCCCGCTGAAACCCGACCCCGAAGCGGCACACGGCCACCCGGCCTCCCTGCGCGTGACCCTTCCGCCCCTGGCGACAGTGTGGCTGCGCCCGGAGTGACTCGATTCAGGCAGAAGAGCGGCCGACTGCCCGGTCGAGGCTTTCCCGCGCCAACTGCCGGTCGGGAGGATGATGGAAGGGGATTGCGGTCCTCTGGCCGTATCCGGCTGCCATGGGCCAGGAAAGTACGGCAGAAGGCTCGTGGGAAGACCACCGACCTCAGAACGGTACGAAGATGAACAGCGACACGGCGGACAGCAGCGGGGTTGTGGACAGCCGCTCGGTGTTCGGTGCACCTTGCTGGGTCAGCTTGACCACGCGTGATCTGTCGACTACGGAGAAGTTCTACTCCGCCGTCCTGGGGTGGGACTGGCGCAGCGGCAAACTGGGGGAGCAGTACAGATTCGCCAGTGTGGGCGGCGTTCCGGTGGCGGGCGTATCCGCCGTGGAGGCCATGGCGCAGCAGGCTTTCGCGTGGACTCCCTTCTTCGCGGTGTCCAACGCGGACGAGACGGCGGCCCGGAGCCAGGAACGCGGTGGGACGACCGCTGTGGGACCCATCTCGTTCCCGCCCGGCCGGGCCGCTCTGCTGGCCGATCGTGACGGAGCGGTCTTCGGCGTCTGGGAGGGGGAACTGGTGGCCGACTGGGAGGAATGGCGCCGTGTGGCCCCGGTCTTCGTGGAGCTCCACACGCGAGACGCCTTCGACGCGGCCATCTTCTACGCGGAGGTCCTGGGCTGGGCGTCCAAGGCGGAAGGATGCTGCGAAGTCCACTACGAGAACGAAAGGGTCGTGCTGCGCAGCCGGGCCGACACTGTGGTGGCCCACATCCATTCGGGTGCGGTCGATTCCGCGCGTGACCCCGCGATGCGGCCCCACTGGCAGATCCACTTCTCCGTGGCCGACGTAGCGGCGTGTATCGAGGCCGCGAGGGACCACGGTGGCAGCCTCGTGCAGGAGGCGCGTGACGTGGGAGAGGCAGTGCTGAGCGATCCGGACGGGGCGCGGTTCGTGGTGAATTCTCAGACTGCCGAGTGAGTCGTCGCAGGAGATCTTGACCGCGCCCTCGTCGGTCTCTCGCCCGAGTCGAGGCTCTCCAGGCCGGACACTGGACGTGCCATGTCTGTCGAACCTCTTTCGTCTCCCCATGGCACCCCGGCGGATCACTCCTCGCATCCCGGGGCGGAGGGCTGCCGTCCTCGACCCCGAAACGGCCCATCAGCTTTTGCCGACCAGATTTGCGTGAGTGAGCTTGGTGAAAGCAGGGAGGACTTTGGGGGTGTGCCCCATCCGAGCCGTTCGATTCTCAGGAGGAACCATGACCAACCCCGAGCAGGATCCGAACCAGCACGAGGGCCCCGCGGACGGTGGTGCGGCGGGTACGCCGGGTGTTCATGACGGTGGTGCGGATGGTGGGGCAGAGGGCCCCGCGGACGGCGGTGCGGCGGGTACGCCGGGTGTTCATGACGGTGGTGCGGATGGTGGGGCAGAGGGCCCCGCGGACGGCGGTGCGGCGGGTACGCCCGGTGTCCATGACGGTGGTGCCGACGGCGGAGCCGACGATTCCGCCGGCGGCTCTTGAGTATCCCCCCGACCGCGCTTCAGCACGCCGACGCCACAGCAGGCGTCGGCGTGCTGAAGGCACGGCTGACCGGCCTGAGCCAGGAGGAGTTCGCCCGCGACGTCTGGGCGCGCACAGCGCTGCTCACGCGACGCGCGAGCGACTTCTCCGACCTGTTCTCCGCCGAAGCCGTGGATGAACTGACCTCGCGCCGAGGGCTGCGCACGCCCTTCCTGCGCGTGGCCAAGGACGGCGTCACCATTCCGGATGCGTCGTTCACCTCGTCCGCCGGTGTCGGTGCCACCATCGGTGATCAGCTGGACGACACCGCTCTGTGGTGCATGTTCGCCGACGGCGCCACCCTCGTCCTGCAAGCCCTGCAGCGCACGTGGGGGCCGGTCGCGGACTTCAGCGCCCGGCTGAGCACCGAACTGGGGCATCCGGTGCAGGCCAATGCCTACGTCACTCCACCGCAGAACCGCGGGTTCGACGACCACTACGACGTCCATGATGTGTTCGTTCTTCAGATCGCAGGCGCCAAGCGCTGGCTCGTCCGCGAGCCCGTCCATCCCGACCCACTGCGCGATCAGCCCTGGACCGACCGCCGCAGCGCGGTCGCCGAGGCCGCGAAGGGGCAGGCCCACATCGACACCGTTCTCGAGCCCGGTGACGTCCTCTACCTGCCGCGGGGCTGGCTGCACGCCGCCCAGGCGCAGGGTGAGGTCTCGATCCACCTGACGCTCGGAATCCACACATGGACGCGCTACGCCCTGGCCGAACAACTCGCCCAGTCCGCCCTCGCGTTGCTGCGCGACGATCCCCAGATGCGCGGCACCTTGCCGCTGGGGGTGGACGGGCCGGGCGGCGAGATCGACGCCGTCCGCGAACGCCTCGTCGCCGCTGTCACCAAGGCCGATTCCGCTCCGCTGTTCCACCGCACCCGGCGGGCCCAGGCACGCCCCGCGCCCCTGGGCCCGCTGGCCCAGCTCGAGGCCGTCGACGGCCTCGGCCCTCACTCACGCGTACGACTCCGTGGGCAGCTGGAAGCACGCCTGGAGGGCCCGCGTCTGGTCACGCGCGTGGGCTGGTTCGACTTTCCGGAGACTGATGTGCCGCTGGTGACCCGCATGCTCGACGGCGGGGTCCGTACCGCCGGTGAACTCGGCGTCGAACTCGCCGAGAGACTGCTGCGCGCGGGCGTACTGGTGCCCGCAGAACAGTGACGTGGCCACGGTGACGGCGGCAGGACGCTTCTTCTGCGCTGACGCCGCGCGTACACGCGGCGACTCACTCGCGGGCACGGCTCCGCACGGCTCTGTCTGGGTACTCATCGAATACCGAGGCGGCTGGCCGCCCAACGGCTTCGACGGCCTCAACCTCGAGCCCCACACCAAGGGACTCGTGTTCGCCGCCGCCCAGGCGGTGCGGGCGCGCGTGCTTCTGGTGAGGCGGCACGGACGCCGCAGCCCCGAAGGCTCCAGGCGCTGGGCAGTGCTGCGCCATGAGAACTCCGGTGTCTACCGCCAGCATTGGGGCACATGGAGCCGTGATCAGGACTTGGTGGCGATCGCCGCTGCCCTCGATGCCCCTGGGGAACTCGGCCGGCCGCCCGTCGTCCTCGTCTGCACCCACGGTCAGCACGACACCTGCTGCGCCGTGCGCGGTCGGCCGGTGGGACGCGCCCTCAGCGAGCGCTGGCCGGACCTGGTGTGGGAATGCACCCACGTCGGTGGTGACAGGTTCGCCGCCAACGTCGTAGTCGCACCCGACGGGGTCTACTACGGCGGTCTCGATGCCGCGTCGTCGGTGGCAGTGGTCGAAGAGCACCTGGCCGACCGGATTCACGCGGACCACCTGCGCGGGTACACGGATCTCTTCCCGCCGCAGCAGGCTGCCGTCGCGGCCGTGCTCAGACGCTTCGGCCCGGCCGGCCGGCATGAATACGCGGTGATCGGGACTTCCCGGGAAGACAGCCGCTGGCGAATCCGCATCACCGGCCGCCTGCCTCGTACGACGTCATTCGACGTCGAGGTGCACTCCCACCGCACACCGCCCTGCCAACTGACCTGCCGAGGGCTGTCAATGAGCTCCACCGCCGTCTACGAGGTCGCGTCGATCGGCATCGGTTGAGCTTGTCCTGTCCACTCCGGCGACCGAGGTACGGGAGTGCCACGCACACGTGCGGCCTCCCGTACCTCGCTGCCTCCCACACTGGTGGTGAGCGAGCCTCAGAAGCGCCGCGCGACCGACTGTTGTGCGCTCTCGGACATCGAGCGCACGGACCCGGCCGCATCACTCAGCGCGCCCGCGGCCTCGCGACGGACATGCCGTGCACTGCGGCGGCCGGCCACCGCGGCGGTTCGGCCGCGGTAGGCGACGGACGGCTTGCCGTGCGTGTCAGCCGCCGCGATCAGAAGCCCGCCGAACAGGGAGAGGTTCTTGACGAACTGCGTGCGCTGAGCCGCCCGCCGCTCCTTGTCTTCCTCCTTCCACCAGGCATGCCCCGCCAACGTCGTCGGCACCAGCGATCCGGCCAGAGCGAGCGCGGCGAGGCGCGGAAGCCGTCCGGTCGCCAGCATCAAGCCGGCCCCGACCTGGACCGCGCCGTTGACGCGGACCAGGCGCTCAGGATCCTCCGTGAGCCACGGGATCCGGGAGGCCAGAGGGATCGCTACCGGCTCGGCCGCCGAGGCCACGCGTTTGGGCTCCCGAAGGGTGCTCACTCCTCCCGTGAGGAAGACGGAAGCGAGCAAAGGGCGTGCGCATTTTCTGAGAACAGCCATGTCTACCGGTCTCCCAGAATCTGCGATCTCAAACGGCGTTCGGCCGGAGCGATCCGTTGGTTGTGCCGGGGCCACTCGGGTCAGCAGCCACCGCAGTTGTAATAGAGGACGTCCCAGTGATTGCCCTCGTCGGCGTAGATGTTGCCGGAGCCGGACTTGTACTGCGGGGCACCGTCACCACGCGGGCCGATGTAAGTGAAGGTGTTCTTGACGTAGCTGGTGATGCAGGAGTTCTTGCCGTAGTCGAGCTTGTATCCGTTCCAGTGCGAGTACGTACCGCTCGCGTGGCCGGTTTCCGTGCCGCCCGTGACGTTGAGGGCACAGCCGCTGGCTTGCTTGAGGGTCTGAGCCCCTTGTGCGGAGGCGAGATTGAGTTGATCGAAAGACGTGCACGTCGGCCTGTTGCGGTCCGAGCAGCTGCCGGAAGACGACCATGTGACGCCAGCCGCGCGGAACATGGAGGTTGCCGTGGCGTGACTGATCTTGGTGGCGGCGAAGGCGTCGGTGGCCGTGGTGAGTACGCCGAAGCCGGGTGCGATCAGGGCGCCGGCGGTGAGCGCGAGCGCGGTGAGCGCGGAGTGGACGCGCATGCGGATTCCTTCCTGCTGATAACCGTGCTGACAGTGAGACGGCTGTGGTGCAGGTGGAGCAAGGAGATGGTGCCCGGATGCGCGCGCCATGGCCAGAGGGCAAAGCGGAACGAATGGTCGCGGGTCCGCCGATGCGGCCCATGCGTCGCCGACGCCGCCCACGTTCGCGGGCAGGCAAGTGTGCCGCTCCGTCGGGCTCGGGCTTGGCTGTGTAGGGCTTGGTTGTCAGTCGGTCTTGGGTGGGTCGGGCCACATGCGGGCTACGGGGGAGTCGGGGCCGTCGAGGGCTACGGCGATGCGGCGCATGCCGAGTGTGAGGCGTTCCAGCTCCTCGGGGCCGCCGACTGCTTCGCAGAGCCGTTCGACGACCGTTTCGACGAGCTGTCGCCCCTTGGTCATGCCCAGCAGTCCTGCCTTGGTCGGTTCGACCAGTACGACTCGTTTGTGTACGGGGTGCGGGTGTCGCTCGATCCATCCGATCTGCTGCAGGTGTGCCAGTGCCGTGGTCACGCTCTGTGGGGTGATGTTCTGGCCGCGGGCGAGGTCTGCCCCGGACAGTGGCCCGTGCTGGTCGAGGGTCATGACGATGCCGAGCTGTGTCATCGTGACGTTGAGGGAGCGCAGTTGCTCGTTGAGGGCGCGGTGTACGGAGTTGTTCGCCCGCCACATCGAGTGGCTGAACGTCTGGTTCCAAGGCTTGTCGGAGGTGGTCCCCTCCGAGTGGCGGCTCGGCATTTTCAACTCCCTGCGGGCAAACGGCCCTCATCCTAGCGGCGGGGCCACCGGCCCCGACCCGGCGCCCGGAGCCGGATCCGTCCCTTCTGGTGCGTATGCGCCAGGTCATGAGCCGGTCCGCGCCCATCCAAGTGTCGTTCAGCGCACAACCATCAGCCGTTTCCGCGTGTCTCGCAGATGAATCACATCTGCGCGCACGCGTCTCGACATCGCTCGCGCTCCAAGGAGGAACCGTGGGCATCCGCAGACCCGCCATATCGACCGCCGTGGCCGCCGCCCTCATCGGGTCGTTCGGCGTGCCGATCGTCGCGGGCACCGCATCCGCGGAGGACGGTGCCGCCACCGTGCGCGAGGACTTCGACGGCGACGGCTATCAGGAC
Protein-coding sequences here:
- a CDS encoding DoxX family protein, with protein sequence MAVLRKCARPLLASVFLTGGVSTLREPKRVASAAEPVAIPLASRIPWLTEDPERLVRVNGAVQVGAGLMLATGRLPRLAALALAGSLVPTTLAGHAWWKEEDKERRAAQRTQFVKNLSLFGGLLIAAADTHGKPSVAYRGRTAAVAGRRSARHVRREAAGALSDAAGSVRSMSESAQQSVARRF
- a CDS encoding MarR family winged helix-turn-helix transcriptional regulator; the protein is MPSRHSEGTTSDKPWNQTFSHSMWRANNSVHRALNEQLRSLNVTMTQLGIVMTLDQHGPLSGADLARGQNITPQSVTTALAHLQQIGWIERHPHPVHKRVVLVEPTKAGLLGMTKGRQLVETVVERLCEAVGGPEELERLTLGMRRIAVALDGPDSPVARMWPDPPKTD
- a CDS encoding VOC family protein, which translates into the protein MTTRDLSTTEKFYSAVLGWDWRSGKLGEQYRFASVGGVPVAGVSAVEAMAQQAFAWTPFFAVSNADETAARSQERGGTTAVGPISFPPGRAALLADRDGAVFGVWEGELVADWEEWRRVAPVFVELHTRDAFDAAIFYAEVLGWASKAEGCCEVHYENERVVLRSRADTVVAHIHSGAVDSARDPAMRPHWQIHFSVADVAACIEAARDHGGSLVQEARDVGEAVLSDPDGARFVVNSQTAE
- a CDS encoding cupin domain-containing protein, with the protein product MSIPPTALQHADATAGVGVLKARLTGLSQEEFARDVWARTALLTRRASDFSDLFSAEAVDELTSRRGLRTPFLRVAKDGVTIPDASFTSSAGVGATIGDQLDDTALWCMFADGATLVLQALQRTWGPVADFSARLSTELGHPVQANAYVTPPQNRGFDDHYDVHDVFVLQIAGAKRWLVREPVHPDPLRDQPWTDRRSAVAEAAKGQAHIDTVLEPGDVLYLPRGWLHAAQAQGEVSIHLTLGIHTWTRYALAEQLAQSALALLRDDPQMRGTLPLGVDGPGGEIDAVRERLVAAVTKADSAPLFHRTRRAQARPAPLGPLAQLEAVDGLGPHSRVRLRGQLEARLEGPRLVTRVGWFDFPETDVPLVTRMLDGGVRTAGELGVELAERLLRAGVLVPAEQ
- a CDS encoding sucrase ferredoxin; protein product: MTAAGRFFCADAARTRGDSLAGTAPHGSVWVLIEYRGGWPPNGFDGLNLEPHTKGLVFAAAQAVRARVLLVRRHGRRSPEGSRRWAVLRHENSGVYRQHWGTWSRDQDLVAIAAALDAPGELGRPPVVLVCTHGQHDTCCAVRGRPVGRALSERWPDLVWECTHVGGDRFAANVVVAPDGVYYGGLDAASSVAVVEEHLADRIHADHLRGYTDLFPPQQAAVAAVLRRFGPAGRHEYAVIGTSREDSRWRIRITGRLPRTTSFDVEVHSHRTPPCQLTCRGLSMSSTAVYEVASIGIG